The sequence TTCATAATCCCTATTTGCTTCTTTACTTGTTTCGGCCCAATCTGACAATCGCTCCAAAAAAGAAAGACATTTCTTTAATTCGCTTATCTCAATAAATTCATCTGCTCTATGTCCTTGATCCATGCTTCCGGGTCCACATACCACTGTCTCAAAACCTGCATTTGAAAAAAAGCCAGCTTCGGAGGCAAATGATACCGTCTTAGCAGATTTGTTTCCATTAAAAGAATTTACCATTTCTACTATCTCTGAATTTTCTGAAGTATTTAGACTCGGTACAATTGAAAATTGTTTGCTTGTTTTTATTTTGAAATCGGAGCAAGATTCCTGCTTTTGAATGGTTCGTTTTTCACAGAAAGTTTCAAAAGATTCCAGAATTTCTTGAATGGAATCTGACGGAATATTTCTAACGTCCCAGGCAAAATCGCATTGGTCTGCAATTATGTTGACGGCAGACCCTCCTTTAATGACTCCCACATGAATAGTTGTATACGGAGGGTCAAATCGGTTATCAAAATGTTTTTGTTCAATAAAGTCATCCATTTTTCTGAGCAACCACTGAATTAAATAAGTCGCTTCTTCAATGGCACTTATGCTTTTTCTTACCTCGGAGCTATGCGCTGCTGAGCTATAAACTGTTGTTTTAAAAAATGCAGCTCCTTTTTCCCCATTTACCGTTTGCATTAATGAAGGCTCCCCAATAACGGCAAAGCCGGGCCGCTCTTTATATGTTGATTTAATTGATGAAACCAGTTGTTCACTGGCCAAACAGCCAACCTCTTCATCATAGGAGAAGGCCAAATAGATAGGTTTCTTTAGTTTTGCTTTTTGCCAATGTGGAAGCATAGCAAGGCA is a genomic window of Flagellimonas sp. CMM7 containing:
- the argE gene encoding acetylornithine deacetylase; amino-acid sequence: MMEKNTQNTLDSAISILGDLVAFSVLGGQSNLSIAEYISNWLQSNNIDYHQVFNASEDKVSIHCRIGPEEDGGIILSGHMDVVPTKGQLWSKPDFRLTQEDDKLYARGTSDMKGFLACCLAMLPHWQKAKLKKPIYLAFSYDEEVGCLASEQLVSSIKSTYKERPGFAVIGEPSLMQTVNGEKGAAFFKTTVYSSAAHSSEVRKSISAIEEATYLIQWLLRKMDDFIEQKHFDNRFDPPYTTIHVGVIKGGSAVNIIADQCDFAWDVRNIPSDSIQEILESFETFCEKRTIQKQESCSDFKIKTSKQFSIVPSLNTSENSEIVEMVNSFNGNKSAKTVSFASEAGFFSNAGFETVVCGPGSMDQGHRADEFIEISELKKCLSFLERLSDWAETSKEANRDYEKI